ATTATGCACAAATGTCTGTGGGTTCTAGGGGTCCGAACTCAGCTCCTTACATTTACACAGCAGCGAGCTACCCTCCCAGTCCCTGATATGATTTGACTACGGTCACATGCTTTTGCAGTTTAACTGATAAGTCTAAAGGGTGGTACCCATTCTACGTGTAGAAATAAGTCATTCATCAATTGGTCCCTCATGTGGTGCTGGACTGGACAGACGGTATGGACTATCTGCCCACGAGGATGCAGAATCTACCTGCTTCTACATTAGCACACAAAATGGAGTCAACAGCTGCTTGTAAAATGAAGCCTCTTAGGGCAAAGCACaacctgaaaaattaaaaaaaaaaaaccacctcgGTTTTGCAGTATATAGAGTAATTCAGGACGGGGCACAGGCCCCACTCAACACCGGGGTGCAGGAATTCATGCTGAACTCAGAGCTAGCAGTATAAAGCAGAACTTTTCATATAATGTTTGATGTTTTGTGTTATTTGTGGACTGGTTCTTTTTTACATGAATCGTATACTTTACAATGGCATGGTTTATTTGCACTAATGGAAACGTACATGAAATGTAATTTCTCCAGTGTCACACCCTGAGCTATCTATGGTCCTCACGTTATCTATCTCATTTCCCATCCACATCACCCTTTTAATATAAGTGCCCTTATCTTCATTTTATGCATGAGAAACCGGGTCAAAGGTTAAGGGATTTGTTACATATCGTTTGGCACATAAGTTGTGCAGCCAGCCTCACAGGAGGATGAGCCCAACAGCCATTTTGGACAATCTGAACTTCTGAATGCTGGAACTGCAGGGACATACCACTAAGCACAGTTTATCCGATTCCTGCTTCATGCATGCAAACGCTTTACCAGCTAAGCTATACCCCAGCTATGACCTGGGAGAACCCtttcctatagcccaggctggccccaaacccaAATTCAGTACTtagccaaggctgtccttgaattcctgatcctttgGCCtgtacctctccagtgctggtaTCACAGGCACGTGCCAGCACTCACCTCCAGGTTTCCTTTCACAGTTTGAACTAGAGAAGCCCTGGTGAAAAGGACAGCGTGCCTGGGGGCATTGTACGGGACCACCAAGGCAGGAAAGAATGATGGCTTGTGATGACAATCTAGATGCTGGAGATGGGAGTGGCTAGAGCTAGGACTGGCTTGAGCCTTTTTCCTGCCATGCAGCTGTGGCCAGAGCGTCTCTAGAGCTGCAACCCTCTCTAAAATGGGTTGATAGATTGAGAATGGAAAAACCTCCAGCTTCTTTCAAAGTGAAATCCTTCCTAATGCATGCCAGGGATTTACATATGAAGATCCTGAACCCAGATGTAATAATTCTCCCATAATCCTCTTCTCAAAGCACAATGAAGTAGGATTGTTTGTAAGAATGTTTTCTAAACAGATTATTACTGAGACAAACCCACCATTTCTGCATCTTTCTATATctatacactttaaaaaaatgatttgagTATTGCCATTATGGTAGTGGCTAATATCACAATCAACTAAGAATATTACATTAAAAAGAATGATTTAAACCTATCTCACCaagaaatattatgaaaatatgCTTTCTGAAGCATAAATGCATTGTCACCAAATTTGTTTTCTAGGCtcaaatttaacttaaaaagatATTTCTCTGCTTCCAACAACAGCAGACTGCAAAGAGATTTTTGCCTagagaacacaggaaataaatatagTAATGTTCAAGCAAGTAACCAACACAATAGTTATTCTGTTGCTTGTTGCttttagaaagtatttttaaCAACTTCCTGATGAATTGGCTCTTGCTGGTGTGAAGCCAGGCTGGTGGCTGGCTCTCACctgctaacttttttttctctctttctctctctcatcactGTGTCCTATGATATATTTATCCATTACCAAGACCTGCTAGATACTGGCCTGTGTTTCTCATAACtggccttcattttcactgacaCGAGGTTGGGGTTTCTATTCCTGGCTTTGCTGAAAGGGCCTTTTCCTTAGAATAACCCACAGGGCAGAGCATCTTCCTGCATTGAGGCTTTCATCTAGCCACTTCTGTTATTAAAGCTTCAGGGATCCCATTGCTGATAGCCCAGCATGGATACAGGTCGTGGAACTCCCATTGTTTCAGCCAGGCAAATGCATTCGCTTTCTTTATCGTCGCTAATCTTTCACATTTGGCATCTGCTAGTCGGAATCCTCTCCTGCCAACTCACCACCGCCAGCACCTCCTTCCATTCCATATTGAATTCACTTCCTTCAGGATGTTTTCCTTGCTTCGTAGGTACTTAGCAGATAAATAACTCTTGTTTTTCTGAGCTTTTAATCACATTAAGTgctttaaaaagataaatgatCCAAGTCTAGGGATAAACAGCTTACAGAGATTTTCATTCTCTAAGAACCACCCAGGGTGACTTTGTCAGAAACAGAACTCAAATTTGCAGGCGGCTGTGTTTTCACTAACATCTACCCTAGGAACCAGAGCAAACGACTCTTTCTGGAGACCTCTAGCGGGCACGGGGCAGACCTGCAAAATTACGAAAAGTAGAGGGGAGAGTAAAACCCTTCCCCCAGTGCTCAGTGGTCATCGGGACCACATCCCACCCTTCCGcccctttatttgtttttttcttccagtatTAGTTTTGCATCTAACACCATCTCCCTTCCTTACCACTCACCTGTTTCTTGCCTTTGACGGGCTGGGCTGCCGGTGTCGGGTGTGTGAACTGCTGTTTAAAATAATGCCTGCCAAGTCGAACCCCGTGGCGTGGTGTACTCGGCTCCGCCAAGCCTTAAAACCGTCCCTGCATTTCGAGGGCCGGTGCCGCAATAGCATGGGGGTGCAATGAGGAGGGGAGGAGTGGACACCGAGAGAGCGTGAAACCGAGAGTGCAAAAATCAAGGCAACGAGACATTCTGGCTTTGCCAGTGAAAGAAGATTCTCTCTAGACTGCCACCCCACTCTACGGGAGGGAGGCATCGTGAGAGCGGCGTGGGTGCCTTCTCCGGACCCGAGGCTGGCAAAacgggaggaggggggaggctgGGGCTGGTCTGCCGGCCCAAGGCACGGCCCGCGGAGCGGGGGATGGGGGTGGGCGGGTACGCGGCCGCCTTCGGAGCGCACGGCACGTGGGGCGCCCCACGCGCGGAGAGGAAGCGCAAAGTCTGCAGGCCAAGCCGCGACCGGGTTGCTTGCTTTGAGAAATCCTTTGGGGCGGCCTCAGAAGCCGCCCGGGGTTCCGAACAGTCCAGCACAGGGTCAACCTGACGCCGTCCGCTCCCTACTTCAAACCCCGCACCTGGGTCCTCACCTCCGCACCCCTTCTTTCccccctgtcccctcccttcGGGGACTGTTTAAAGGAGCCTGGGGGAGGTGCGCCCGGTCCTCCCGATGGCCCCGGGGCTTCCCGCAGCTCGCATCATGCCCCGCGCACCCCTCCCGGCCAGTGCGGGCGGGGGCGCACGGCGTCACGAGGCGGGGAGCCCGAGGTCCGGGGCGGGGCGCCGGGGAATCCCAGCCCGAGAGAGCCGGGAGGTGCGGGCGCGGGCGGGCAGGAGGTGCACGCGGAGGGAGCCGAGCGCGCGGAGCCGGCGGGCGAGGAGGAGGACGGCGAGGGAGGACGGCGAggcaggccccgcccccggctcCCGGAGCCCGCTCCTCGCCGCCGCCGAGCCCGCTCACTTTGCCTTTCGCCTCTGGACGGCGGCGGGGCTGCGTGCGCCGGGGACCTGGGAACCCTGCCCACGGCGCCTCGGCTAACGCGCGCCCTCCGGGAGACCGGCGCCACCTGGATCTGtggacaccccacacacacaccccggacTCCGAAGGGCGAAGCCGGGAGCGAGGGGCGGCGGCGGCGCTGACACCGCGGGGGACGCAGGCTGCGCGGGGCGCCAGCCCCCGGGGGAGCGCGGGCCCCGACGGCGCGGCCACCCCGTGCGCGCGGCGGCCAGGCCCCCGGGGCGGCCAGCCATGACCTTCGGGCGCGGCGGGGCGGCCTCGGTGGTGCTGAACGTGGGCGGCGCCCGGTACTCGCTGTCCCGGGAGCTGCTCAAGGACTTCCCGCTGCGCCGCGTGAGCCGGCTGCACGGCTGCCGCTCGGAGCGCGACGTGCTCGAGGTGTGCGACGACTACGACCGGGAGCGCAACGAGTACTTCTTCGACCGGCACTCGGAGGCCTTCGGCTTCATCCTACTGTACGTGCGCGGCCACGGCAAGCTGCGCTTCGCGCCGCGGATGTGCGAGCTGTCCTTCTACAACGAGATGATCTACTGGGGCCTGGAGGGCGCGCACCTGGAGTACTGCTGCCAGCGCCGCCTAGACGACCGCATGTCCGACACCTACACCTTCCACGCGGCAGACGAGCTGGGCCGCGAGCAGGCTCGCCCCGCCGGGCCCGAGGCGGCTCCCTCCCGGCGCTGGCTGGAGCGCATGCGGCGGACCTTCGAGGAGCCCACGTCGTCGCTGGCCGCGCAGATCCTGGCCAGCGTGTCCGTGGTGTTCGTGATCGTGTCCATGGTGGTGCTGTGCGCCAGCACGCTGCCCGACTGGCGCACGGCGACCGCCGACAACCGCAGCCTGGATGACAGGAGCAGGTACTCCGCCGGCCCTGGGAGGGAGCCCTCCGGGTAGGACCAACTGCTACTCTGCCCGTCCAGTCCGTCCCGTCCCGTCCCGTCTATCCGTGCCATCCGTCCGTCCAGTCTCTCCGTCCTGTCTGCTTGGCTCCCCAGCCAGGCTTTTTCATGCCCCGGGAGGCCCCGTGGCGCTCTGGCGAGGGATGTGTGGGTCCCCAACCCCGCCCCTTATCCAGAGGCACAGCCAGAGGGTGTGCTTGGGCCTCACCTTTTAGGATAAAACCTCCACGCCTTGTAGGTTAGTTCAGACCAAATCGCAACCTGCTAATTAAATTTTTCCAAACTTTATTGCTAATATACAATAATTTGCACGATAATTCAATTTGAGCTAAGAGCTCTTTGAAATATGTGCCAATACTGGTCGTAGTTGAGAAGATGAAGTCTCATTCCCGCGAACTGTGGTCTGCTGCAGTGCCCACACATTCTGCACACCCTGCCTCTGGCATAATGTGTGCTGGGATGGGATCGCCGTATTATAAAGGAGGATAATTTAGTGATAGGCCCCGAATAATGGATGTCAGTGCCCTTTTCCTGTCTCCATTCCAGCCAGAATGGACCTGGCAAATTCCTGTCCTCTGTGTGGTATCAGAGATTTACGGTTCATTCAGAGGGTCTTCAGCGTGGGGAAGAGAACAAAACCAACTATTACCttgggagagaagaaaaatgggaaCGTCCCCAAATCCAGAAGCAAGGCTCGGTAGCCGAAGTGTCTGCTCCCTCCCCCACAACACACACGCACTTTACTAGGATAAAAGGAAAATACTTTTAATCTTTCCTGAGATCATGCTTCCCTCCTAATGGTGATAACACGGTCCCGTTTTTAGAACAAGTGAGTTTATTTTGCATATTTGGTGGGAGGAATGAGCAGACTAAAGTTGGACTTTGAGAGCAGACAGCCATTTTGAGCATAAGACCCAAACTGTATATTCTTTTACCCGTTGTTTGGTAACTCTTCTAAGACTCCCCCCTCCATtcattttctggtttttgtttgttttttttttttctccattcacTTTCAAGTCAGGGTTTGTCCCTGCGGTCTTTTTTTGATGGGCCTGGGTATGCCGGGAACAGTGGTGTCTGTTGGTACAGCAGAGCTTTGCTTTCACAGAAGATTCTTCCTGTAGGGAGCAAAGATTTTTATATCACTCTTAGGTGTGAAGACAATGGAGAGTCCATTACCAGTATGCCATCTTGGCATGAAATCCAAGAGCTGTGTtttggaaagaaataaagagctgtgttttgttttgtgtgttcgGTTGTGTTTTCACTTTACAGATAGGGATTACTTCCTTGGTGCTCCAGTAATACAGTGAAATTAACTTCTCTATATAAATAAAGTGAcctcgttttgttttgttttgttttgaaagggGCATAGAAAATGAATGACCAGCTTTGAGGTCATTTGTCAGCAAACGTAGAATTCTAAGGTTAGGATGGACTGAACTCATTAGCAAAGGAAACAGGAGGGCTGACTGTTTAGGTTTTGAGGGAGCTGGTGACACCGAGGCATAGGCAAGAACGGGGAGCTAAGGGAGTGatacttttttgggggggcagtTTGGGGAGAAGGATCATTTATGTAAAGCATTAGGATGAGTACTAATTTTAGATAGAAAGAGAAACCAGAGAACCAAAGAGGGACGAGACAGAGATAAGAGAGAGGCTACAGAGGAAGTGGAGAAGACAGGGTGAAGCTTAATTT
This is a stretch of genomic DNA from Meriones unguiculatus strain TT.TT164.6M chromosome 1, Bangor_MerUng_6.1, whole genome shotgun sequence. It encodes these proteins:
- the Kcng3 gene encoding potassium voltage-gated channel subfamily G member 3 — encoded protein: MTFGRGGAASVVLNVGGARYSLSRELLKDFPLRRVSRLHGCRSERDVLEVCDDYDRERNEYFFDRHSEAFGFILLYVRGHGKLRFAPRMCELSFYNEMIYWGLEGAHLEYCCQRRLDDRMSDTYTFHAADELGREQARPAGPEAAPSRRWLERMRRTFEEPTSSLAAQILASVSVVFVIVSMVVLCASTLPDWRTATADNRSLDDRSRYSAGPGREPSGIIEAICIGWFTAECIVRFIVSKNKCEFVKRPLNIIDLLAITPYYISVLMTVFTGENSQLQRAGVTLRVLRMMRIFWVIKLARHFIGLQTLGLTLKRCYREMVMLLVFICVAMAIFSALSQLLEHGLDLETSNKDFASIPAACWWVIISMTTVGYGDMYPITVPGRILGGVCVVSGIVLLALPITFIYHSFVQCYHELKFRSARYSRSLSAEFLN